A single genomic interval of Bradyrhizobium sp. AZCC 1693 harbors:
- the pqqA gene encoding pyrroloquinoline quinone precursor peptide PqqA: protein MSWKTPKIVEVPVGMEINMYACAARK, encoded by the coding sequence ATGAGTTGGAAAACTCCGAAGATTGTGGAAGTGCCGGTGGGCATGGAAATCAACATGTACGCCTGCGCGGCGCGTAAATAA
- a CDS encoding ABC transporter ATP-binding protein, with translation MSVSANAPLIEVRDLGVRLNTSRGPAQAVRGVSFALKRGETLGLVGESGCGKSVTVLALMGLLPESAVISGSIRLDGSELVGLSDTNYCKLRGNRISMIFQEPMTALNPMHTIGRQVAEPLRRHTNCSAAEARKEAIALLDRVGLPDAAKRVDSYPHQFSGGQRQRVTIAMALACQPDVLIADEPTTALDVTIQGQILDLIADLVAERGMSMILISHDLGVIAENVQRMIVMYGGTVVENGATNAVFTRMGHPYTQGLFRARPRLGARKGTRLKTIAGTVPELADLPAGCTFADRCAIVEDRCRVALPAAVDVGAGHGVRCLRTDVSMAEAVGALGA, from the coding sequence ATGAGCGTATCAGCCAACGCACCTTTGATCGAAGTCAGGGATCTCGGCGTCCGGCTCAACACCAGCCGCGGGCCCGCGCAGGCCGTTCGCGGCGTCAGCTTCGCGCTGAAGCGCGGCGAGACCCTCGGCCTCGTCGGCGAATCCGGATGCGGCAAATCCGTCACCGTGCTCGCGCTGATGGGCCTGCTGCCCGAGAGCGCCGTCATCAGCGGCAGCATCCGCCTCGATGGCAGCGAGCTGGTGGGGCTGTCGGATACGAATTACTGCAAGCTGCGCGGCAACCGCATCAGCATGATCTTCCAGGAGCCGATGACCGCGCTCAATCCGATGCACACGATCGGCCGTCAGGTGGCCGAGCCGTTGCGGCGCCACACCAATTGCTCGGCGGCAGAGGCGCGCAAGGAAGCCATCGCCTTGCTCGATCGTGTCGGCCTTCCCGATGCGGCAAAACGCGTCGATTCCTATCCGCATCAGTTCTCGGGCGGCCAGCGCCAGCGCGTGACCATTGCCATGGCGCTGGCCTGCCAGCCCGACGTGCTGATCGCCGATGAGCCGACCACGGCGCTCGACGTTACGATCCAGGGACAGATCCTCGATCTGATTGCAGACCTCGTTGCCGAGCGCGGCATGTCGATGATCCTGATTTCGCACGATCTCGGCGTCATCGCCGAGAATGTGCAGCGTATGATCGTGATGTATGGCGGCACCGTCGTCGAGAACGGCGCGACGAATGCCGTGTTCACGCGCATGGGGCATCCCTATACGCAGGGTCTGTTTCGCGCTCGCCCGCGCCTTGGTGCGCGGAAGGGCACAAGGCTGAAGACCATCGCCGGCACCGTGCCCGAACTTGCCGATCTGCCCGCCGGCTGCACCTTCGCTGACCGTTGCGCGATCGTCGAAGATCGTTGCCGTGTGGCGCTGCCGGCCGCAGTGGACGTCGGCGCCGGCCATGGCGTGCGCTGTCTCAGGACGGATGTTTCGATGGCCGAGGCGGTTGGAGCGTTGGGCGCATGA
- a CDS encoding ABC transporter permease, whose translation MSTPLSASVEVAATTARPRLATGFWRRALRHRSFVAGGTLSLMVLCAALLSLVWTPWSAYEIDVASKLRPPSAAHWLGTDVLGRDIVSLLLVGARSTIMVGIIAVGIGLTFGVCLGLIASARRGWTEELIMRMSDFTFAFPAVLSAIMLAAVAGPGMVTSIIAIGIFQIPTLVRLTRGSANAIWAREFVLAARASGKGGFRITIEHVLPNVLPILIVQGTIQFALAILAEAALSYLGLGTQPPQPSWGRMLNDAQTLLFQSPMLAVYPGAAIAVAVLGLNLLGDGLRDLLDPRLARER comes from the coding sequence ATGAGCACCCCGCTGAGCGCCTCAGTCGAGGTTGCGGCCACCACCGCGCGTCCGCGGCTCGCGACCGGCTTCTGGCGCCGCGCGCTGCGCCATCGCAGCTTTGTTGCGGGCGGCACTCTCAGTCTGATGGTGCTGTGTGCTGCCCTGCTGTCGCTGGTCTGGACGCCGTGGTCAGCCTATGAAATCGACGTGGCTTCCAAGCTGCGGCCGCCGTCGGCTGCGCACTGGCTCGGCACCGACGTGCTTGGCCGCGATATCGTCTCGTTGCTGCTGGTCGGCGCCCGCTCCACCATCATGGTCGGCATCATCGCCGTCGGGATCGGCCTCACCTTCGGGGTGTGCCTTGGGCTGATCGCCTCCGCGCGCAGGGGCTGGACCGAAGAACTCATCATGCGGATGAGCGACTTCACCTTCGCATTTCCCGCGGTGCTCTCGGCGATCATGCTGGCCGCCGTCGCCGGCCCGGGCATGGTGACCTCGATCATCGCCATCGGCATCTTCCAGATCCCAACCCTGGTCCGGCTGACCCGTGGATCGGCCAATGCGATCTGGGCGCGGGAGTTCGTGCTGGCCGCGCGCGCCTCCGGCAAAGGCGGCTTCCGCATCACCATCGAGCACGTGCTGCCGAACGTCCTGCCGATCCTGATCGTGCAGGGGACGATCCAGTTCGCACTCGCGATCCTGGCCGAAGCGGCGCTGTCCTATCTCGGGCTCGGCACGCAGCCGCCGCAGCCGTCCTGGGGCCGCATGCTGAACGACGCGCAGACGCTGCTGTTCCAGTCGCCGATGCTCGCGGTCTATCCGGGCGCTGCGATCGCCGTCGCCGTGCTTGGCCTCAATCTGCTCGGCGACGGGTTGCGCGACCTGCTCGATCCCCGGCTGGCGCGGGAGCGTTGA
- a CDS encoding pentapeptide repeat-containing protein, whose amino-acid sequence MKRSIGIAALGLALVTMTATAQDMMRHVDLSSPDMVSAEMTRGEVEAALAAATTAAPADFTGKRLSGLDLSGLNLSGAIFRAARLNKTKLAGARLDRAILDQAWLLEADLTGASLKGANLFASQMPRARLDGADLSGARIAADLTGASLVGASIADANLGADMRNQSMGLMRAILRSANLERLNARGADLSRVDLEFAALKGSDLTSASLKGAQLGGADLTGITVIDTDFDGADLDSARLIAPIGLDRARNFDKAKNRDRLIKQ is encoded by the coding sequence ATGAAACGCTCGATCGGAATCGCAGCTCTCGGTCTTGCTCTTGTGACTATGACGGCGACAGCGCAGGACATGATGCGTCACGTGGACCTGTCGTCGCCCGATATGGTCTCGGCCGAAATGACCCGGGGAGAGGTCGAGGCAGCGCTCGCTGCGGCGACCACCGCCGCGCCAGCCGATTTTACAGGAAAGAGATTATCCGGCCTCGACCTTTCCGGGCTGAATTTGTCCGGCGCGATTTTCCGCGCGGCACGGCTCAACAAGACAAAGCTCGCCGGCGCCAGACTCGACCGTGCCATCCTCGACCAGGCATGGCTGCTCGAGGCGGACCTGACCGGCGCAAGCCTGAAGGGCGCAAACCTGTTCGCTTCGCAGATGCCTCGCGCCCGCCTCGACGGCGCCGATCTCTCGGGCGCACGCATCGCTGCTGATCTCACCGGCGCTAGCCTCGTCGGAGCTTCCATCGCGGACGCAAATTTGGGCGCCGACATGCGTAACCAGTCGATGGGCCTGATGCGCGCGATACTAAGATCCGCGAATCTGGAACGGCTGAATGCGCGCGGTGCCGACCTGTCGCGTGTCGATCTCGAATTTGCCGCGCTGAAGGGCAGCGACCTCACCAGCGCTTCTCTCAAGGGAGCCCAGCTCGGAGGAGCCGACTTGACCGGTATCACCGTCATCGATACCGATTTCGACGGTGCCGATCTCGATTCAGCCAGGTTGATCGCCCCAATCGGCCTCGACCGGGCGAGAAATTTCGATAAGGCCAAAAATCGAGACCGTCTGATAAAGCAATGA
- a CDS encoding ABC transporter ATP-binding protein, with the protein MLEQTPPPAEQPLLDVKDLMQRYTLPRESMFKPAGQVHALNGVTAQVMAGRSLGVVGESGSGKSTFARLVMALEQPSSGSVSLMGRDLHRMPADELRRARRDFQMVFQDPYGSLDPRQTVARIVAEPLTALGRMDRATLRQRVAGVLRQVGLRDADMDKFPHEFSGGQRQRIAIARALITQPKLIVADEPVSALDVSVQAQVLNLLQDLQDQFGLSYVLISHDLAVVDYLCDEIAVMYLGRIVEQGSPEDLFAHCAHPYTRALLEAVPRARAGGVRRRRGAQQIASQSTGATGCAYASRCPLADQHCRDTAPALRNVGTAHLAACHHAKAVMALPPVSAEG; encoded by the coding sequence ATGCTTGAACAGACGCCGCCACCCGCCGAGCAGCCGCTGCTCGATGTGAAGGATCTGATGCAGCGCTACACACTGCCGCGCGAAAGCATGTTCAAGCCGGCCGGGCAGGTGCATGCGCTCAACGGCGTCACCGCGCAGGTGATGGCAGGCCGAAGCCTTGGCGTGGTCGGCGAGTCCGGATCGGGAAAGTCGACCTTCGCGCGGCTGGTGATGGCGCTGGAACAGCCGTCGTCGGGCTCGGTGTCGCTGATGGGCCGTGACCTGCACCGGATGCCGGCTGACGAGTTGCGCCGCGCCCGGCGTGATTTCCAGATGGTGTTTCAGGATCCCTATGGCTCGCTGGACCCACGACAGACCGTTGCACGTATCGTCGCGGAGCCTTTGACCGCGCTCGGACGCATGGATCGCGCCACGCTGCGCCAGCGCGTTGCCGGCGTGCTGCGGCAGGTCGGGCTGCGCGACGCCGACATGGACAAGTTCCCGCATGAATTCTCCGGCGGCCAGCGCCAGCGCATCGCGATCGCGCGTGCGCTGATCACCCAGCCAAAACTGATTGTCGCCGATGAGCCGGTCAGTGCGCTCGACGTCTCCGTGCAGGCGCAGGTGCTCAATCTCCTGCAAGACCTGCAGGACCAGTTCGGGTTGAGCTACGTCCTGATCAGCCACGATCTCGCGGTGGTGGATTATCTCTGCGACGAGATCGCGGTGATGTATCTCGGCCGGATCGTCGAGCAGGGGAGCCCTGAGGATCTGTTCGCGCATTGCGCCCACCCCTACACGCGGGCGTTGCTCGAGGCCGTGCCGCGCGCCCGGGCCGGCGGGGTACGCCGCCGCCGCGGCGCCCAACAGATCGCTTCGCAGTCGACCGGCGCGACAGGATGCGCCTACGCATCGCGCTGTCCACTGGCCGACCAGCATTGCCGCGACACCGCGCCGGCGCTGCGCAACGTCGGCACAGCGCACCTTGCCGCATGCCACCACGCCAAGGCCGTGATGGCGCTGCCGCCGGTCTCGGCGGAGGGTTAG
- a CDS encoding ABC transporter substrate-binding protein has protein sequence MKFFVRLLLATIVSVSLGTCCSAEVLRVAVQKTGTFAWELAVIRAHGLDKRANLSVEILELASPEAGKIALRAGNADIVVTDWLWVSRERGLGAKLTFYPYSSALGAVMVPAASSIQTLADLRGRKLAVAGGPIDKSWLLLLAWLKKSGIDLKSEAEIAYGAPPLLAAKTLSGEMDATLNYWNFCAGLEAKGFRRIAGIEDLLPKLGAKGRTAMIGYAFDEKWANANQDKIARFIAMTRAAKEILSTSDAEWEKIAPLTGAPDAATLRAYRDRYREGIPRRPVADEEADARILYRVLAEIGGRELVGPAPELDSGTFYHAIPGG, from the coding sequence ATGAAGTTTTTTGTTCGCCTGCTGCTCGCTACGATTGTTTCGGTCTCGCTCGGCACCTGCTGCAGCGCCGAGGTTTTGCGCGTTGCGGTGCAGAAGACCGGAACATTCGCCTGGGAACTCGCGGTGATCCGCGCGCACGGCCTCGACAAGCGGGCCAACCTTTCGGTTGAGATTCTCGAACTGGCGAGCCCCGAGGCGGGCAAGATCGCGCTTCGCGCCGGGAATGCCGACATTGTGGTCACCGACTGGCTTTGGGTGTCGCGCGAACGCGGGCTTGGCGCCAAGCTGACGTTCTACCCGTACTCGAGCGCGCTCGGCGCCGTGATGGTACCCGCCGCATCTTCGATCCAGACCTTGGCCGATCTCAGGGGTCGCAAGCTCGCCGTCGCGGGAGGCCCGATCGACAAGAGCTGGCTGTTGCTGCTGGCGTGGTTGAAGAAGAGCGGCATCGACCTGAAGTCGGAGGCGGAAATCGCGTACGGCGCGCCGCCGCTGCTGGCTGCGAAGACGCTCAGCGGAGAAATGGATGCGACCTTGAACTACTGGAATTTCTGCGCCGGACTGGAAGCGAAGGGTTTTCGCCGCATCGCCGGCATTGAAGATCTGCTGCCGAAACTCGGCGCCAAGGGCCGCACCGCGATGATCGGCTACGCCTTCGACGAGAAATGGGCGAACGCAAACCAGGATAAAATTGCCCGGTTCATCGCCATGACCCGCGCCGCGAAAGAGATCCTGTCGACCTCGGATGCGGAGTGGGAGAAAATTGCGCCGCTGACCGGCGCTCCCGACGCTGCGACGCTGCGCGCCTATCGCGACCGCTATCGGGAGGGAATTCCGCGCCGCCCGGTCGCCGACGAAGAAGCCGACGCACGCATCCTCTACCGCGTGCTGGCTGAGATCGGCGGCCGCGAACTTGTCGGGCCGGCGCCTGAACTCGATTCCGGGACATTCTATCACGCGATCCCAGGAGGCTGA
- a CDS encoding ABC transporter substrate-binding protein — MLKKLTIVAVAAAFAATPLPSFAQGKKDSVVMGMGLEPPGLDPTNAAAAAIAEVTLYNLYETLTKINEDGSVSPLLAESWQASADLKTYTFKLRKGVKFHNGEPFDSAAVKFSYERNAVPTSTNKDKSLYQAFEQVTAPDAETIVVVLKYSEPNLPFLLGQAGGSIVEPKSAPTNATQPVGTGPYTLGAWAKGSSITLNKWPDYRNAAAIKLSKVTIRFVSDPSAQVAGLLSGDVDAFPRAAVARSVAQFKADPRFNVLIGGSKAKTIVGINERKKPLDDVRVRRAILAAIDRKAMIDGAVDGFGAPIGSFYTPGSLGYVDTTGINPYDPEKAKKLLAEAGVKTPLELSLKLPPPPYARQGGEVLAAQLAKVGIIAKIENVEWAQWLSQVFAGNGPHNFDLTIVSHVEPFDLVKLTESDYYLGYNNEAFNALYQQIRATPAEAERAKLLGDAQRMLATDAVAGFLFQPQWITIANKKLKGVWKEVPQFENDFSAWAWE; from the coding sequence ATGCTGAAAAAACTGACCATTGTCGCGGTGGCCGCCGCGTTCGCCGCAACGCCGCTGCCGAGCTTCGCGCAGGGCAAGAAGGACAGCGTCGTCATGGGCATGGGGCTGGAGCCGCCGGGGCTCGATCCCACCAACGCGGCGGCTGCGGCGATCGCCGAGGTCACGCTCTACAACCTCTATGAGACGTTGACCAAGATCAACGAGGACGGTTCGGTATCGCCGTTGCTCGCCGAGAGCTGGCAGGCGTCGGCCGACCTGAAGACCTATACGTTCAAGCTCCGCAAGGGCGTCAAATTCCATAACGGCGAGCCGTTCGATTCCGCGGCGGTAAAGTTCTCCTATGAACGCAACGCGGTGCCGACCAGCACCAACAAGGACAAGAGCCTGTACCAGGCGTTTGAGCAGGTCACCGCGCCCGATGCGGAAACCATCGTGGTCGTGCTCAAATATTCCGAACCGAACTTGCCGTTCCTGCTGGGGCAGGCGGGCGGCTCGATCGTTGAGCCGAAGAGCGCGCCGACCAATGCGACGCAGCCGGTCGGCACCGGACCCTATACGCTCGGCGCCTGGGCCAAGGGATCGTCGATCACCCTGAACAAATGGCCGGATTATCGCAACGCCGCCGCGATCAAGCTTTCCAAGGTGACCATCCGCTTTGTCAGCGATCCCTCGGCGCAAGTCGCGGGGCTGTTGTCGGGCGACGTCGACGCGTTTCCGCGTGCCGCAGTGGCGCGCAGCGTGGCGCAGTTCAAGGCCGATCCGCGCTTCAATGTGTTGATCGGCGGCTCCAAGGCCAAGACCATCGTCGGCATCAACGAACGGAAGAAGCCGCTCGACGATGTGCGGGTTCGCCGCGCCATTCTCGCCGCCATCGATCGCAAGGCGATGATCGACGGCGCCGTCGATGGCTTTGGCGCGCCGATCGGCAGCTTCTATACGCCGGGATCGCTGGGTTACGTCGACACGACAGGCATCAATCCCTACGACCCCGAAAAGGCCAAGAAGCTGCTGGCGGAAGCGGGCGTGAAGACGCCGCTGGAGCTCAGCCTCAAGCTGCCGCCGCCGCCTTACGCGCGGCAGGGCGGCGAAGTCCTCGCAGCCCAGCTCGCCAAGGTCGGCATCATCGCCAAGATCGAGAACGTCGAATGGGCGCAGTGGCTGTCACAGGTGTTCGCCGGTAACGGTCCGCACAATTTCGATCTCACCATCGTCTCGCATGTCGAGCCGTTCGACCTCGTGAAGCTGACCGAGTCCGACTACTATCTCGGCTACAACAACGAAGCCTTCAACGCGCTCTACCAGCAGATCAGGGCAACACCGGCCGAGGCCGAGCGCGCCAAATTGCTCGGCGACGCGCAGCGCATGCTGGCGACCGACGCGGTCGCCGGCTTCCTGTTCCAGCCGCAATGGATCACCATCGCGAACAAGAAGCTGAAGGGCGTGTGGAAGGAAGTCCCGCAATTCGAGAACGACTTCTCCGCCTGGGCCTGGGAATAG
- a CDS encoding quinoprotein dehydrogenase-associated SoxYZ-like carrier: MPGSLFRLFGVAGLLLFGAPLALAAEANDPWPGLVQDIFNNRPMNDGNDVIAIEMPFRAEDAAIVPVTLRTKLSPGDSRQVLNITLVIDQNPAPMAAKFQLGPDAKVSEISTRVRVNNYTDVHAVAELSDGKLYMTKTYVKASGGCSAPAAKNADEAKGRLGQMRYRQFGKAGEGPASGAREAQIMIGHPNNSGLQMDQVTQLYVPAFFVNALRLWQDDSLVLTMEGGISISEDPNIRFTYVSNGAKHFRAEAKDTEGHVFQREWKIDDSGI; this comes from the coding sequence ATGCCGGGATCTCTTTTCCGCCTGTTCGGCGTCGCTGGCCTGTTGCTGTTCGGCGCGCCGCTGGCGCTTGCGGCCGAGGCGAATGACCCTTGGCCCGGTCTGGTCCAGGACATCTTCAACAACCGTCCGATGAACGATGGCAACGACGTGATCGCCATCGAAATGCCGTTCCGTGCCGAGGATGCCGCCATCGTGCCGGTGACCTTGCGAACGAAGCTGTCGCCCGGCGACAGCAGGCAGGTGCTGAACATTACGCTGGTGATCGACCAGAACCCCGCGCCGATGGCAGCGAAATTCCAGCTCGGGCCGGACGCCAAAGTGTCTGAGATCTCCACCCGCGTCCGCGTCAACAATTACACCGATGTTCATGCGGTGGCCGAACTGAGCGATGGCAAGCTCTACATGACCAAGACCTATGTGAAGGCGTCCGGCGGCTGTTCGGCGCCTGCCGCCAAGAACGCCGACGAGGCCAAGGGCAGGCTCGGCCAGATGCGCTACCGGCAGTTCGGAAAGGCCGGCGAAGGTCCCGCCAGCGGCGCGCGCGAGGCCCAGATCATGATCGGGCACCCCAACAATTCCGGCCTGCAGATGGACCAGGTCACGCAACTGTATGTCCCGGCCTTCTTCGTCAATGCGCTGCGGCTTTGGCAGGACGACAGCCTGGTATTGACGATGGAAGGCGGCATTTCAATTTCGGAAGATCCCAATATCAGGTTCACCTACGTGTCGAACGGCGCGAAACATTTCCGCGCCGAGGCCAAGGATACCGAGGGACACGTCTTCCAGCGTGAATGGAAGATCGACGATTCCGGGATTTGA
- a CDS encoding ABC transporter permease — MPRLLSFAVLLATWWIGSLLAGDAKLPPPPTVLAAMIAEARSGNLFFHLGVTLARVALAFTLAMSLGAAIGYLMGRVRLADRLGDPWLILLLNLPALVVIVLAYIWAGLTEVAAIAAIAINKLPTAVVTLREGARALDAALDEMATVFALSRWKKFRHVILPQLSPYIAAAARSGLSLVWKIVLVAELLGRPNGVGFEIGVAFQLFDIPLLLAYSLSFAVVVLLIETVLVQPFEARLSRWRPRAA; from the coding sequence GTGCCGCGTCTGCTGTCATTCGCCGTGCTGCTTGCAACCTGGTGGATCGGCTCGCTGCTTGCCGGTGACGCGAAGCTGCCGCCTCCCCCCACCGTGCTCGCGGCCATGATTGCGGAAGCCAGATCGGGTAATTTATTCTTCCATCTCGGCGTGACGTTGGCGCGCGTTGCGCTCGCCTTCACGCTGGCAATGTCGTTGGGCGCCGCCATCGGATATCTGATGGGCCGGGTACGGCTTGCCGATCGGCTGGGCGACCCCTGGCTGATCCTGCTGCTCAATCTGCCGGCGCTCGTGGTCATCGTGCTCGCCTACATCTGGGCTGGATTGACTGAAGTCGCGGCAATTGCGGCAATCGCCATCAACAAACTCCCGACCGCAGTCGTTACACTGCGCGAGGGCGCGCGCGCCCTCGATGCGGCGCTCGACGAAATGGCGACCGTATTTGCGTTGTCGCGCTGGAAGAAATTCCGGCACGTTATTTTGCCGCAACTGTCGCCCTACATCGCAGCCGCTGCGCGATCAGGACTTTCCCTGGTCTGGAAGATCGTCCTTGTTGCGGAGTTACTCGGACGTCCGAACGGGGTTGGTTTCGAGATTGGCGTGGCGTTCCAGCTGTTCGACATTCCGCTATTGCTTGCTTATTCACTGAGCTTCGCTGTGGTCGTGCTCCTCATTGAAACCGTATTGGTGCAGCCATTTGAGGCCCGGCTATCCCGGTGGCGTCCCCGTGCGGCTTGA
- a CDS encoding ABC transporter ATP-binding protein: MRLEVDIASKTFKSAAGEQHDVIAGVAFALDAGEVGVLVGPSGCGKSTMLRILAGLDHDFQGRVSRPVGARVGFVFQEPRLLPWRSVEENVRLVAPLADEAKLSALFEILELKAHRNHFPGELSLGLARRVALARAFAVEPEFLILDEPLASLDAALAARLRDEIAMLMDGRSMITLLVTHDVDDAVRLGDRLFLLSPRPARILADLPIRTPRSARREAEIAAIKSDVTRRINGDPAERDTS; the protein is encoded by the coding sequence GTGCGGCTTGAGGTCGATATCGCCAGCAAGACGTTCAAGAGCGCGGCGGGCGAACAGCACGACGTGATCGCCGGCGTGGCCTTTGCACTTGATGCGGGAGAAGTTGGTGTATTGGTCGGTCCATCCGGCTGCGGCAAGAGTACGATGCTCAGGATTCTCGCCGGCCTCGACCACGACTTTCAAGGGCGCGTCTCGCGCCCGGTCGGCGCACGGGTAGGCTTCGTCTTCCAGGAGCCGCGGCTGCTGCCCTGGCGGTCGGTCGAAGAAAATGTGCGACTTGTTGCACCCCTGGCCGATGAAGCGAAGCTTTCAGCGCTGTTCGAGATTCTCGAGCTGAAGGCGCATCGCAACCACTTTCCCGGCGAGTTATCGCTCGGCCTCGCCCGGCGCGTTGCGCTCGCCCGCGCGTTCGCCGTCGAGCCGGAGTTCCTCATTCTCGACGAGCCGCTCGCCTCGCTCGATGCCGCCCTCGCCGCCCGTCTGCGCGATGAGATTGCCATGTTGATGGACGGCCGTTCCATGATAACGTTGCTGGTTACCCATGACGTGGACGACGCGGTTCGCCTCGGCGACCGCCTGTTCCTGCTGTCGCCGCGCCCGGCTCGGATTCTCGCCGACCTGCCCATCCGCACCCCGCGCAGCGCTCGGCGAGAGGCCGAAATCGCTGCGATCAAGTCAGACGTCACGCGGCGGATCAATGGCGATCCCGCCGAGCGGGATACCTCATAG
- a CDS encoding ABC transporter permease — protein MSVFIFRRFLTLIATLVGASLIIFLVLDALPGNAAQMLMGADASPDAVRALTVKLGLDQPLHYRYVHWIAGLLTGDLGNSYAYGTPVAALIAERLTLTIPLAIMSMSMTVVLALSAGIYTAANHNKLGDVGVMSLTQFGIALPNFWFAILLILLFSVKLQWLSAGGFAGWDESIIAGIKSLLLPAISLSVVQAAILARVTRSAVLEVLREDFVRTARAKGLSKRDVLWRHVLRNAMIPVMTVMGLQFANLLAGTIVIENVFYLPGLGRLIFQSIANRDLIVVRNCVMLLAAVVVIVNFVVDVLYAFIDPRIKVHNL, from the coding sequence TTGAGCGTCTTCATTTTCCGCCGCTTTCTGACGCTGATAGCGACGCTGGTCGGCGCGTCGCTGATTATCTTCCTTGTCCTGGATGCCTTGCCCGGCAACGCCGCGCAGATGCTGATGGGCGCGGATGCCTCGCCTGATGCGGTCCGGGCGCTGACGGTCAAGCTCGGGCTGGATCAACCGCTGCACTATCGGTACGTCCATTGGATCGCGGGGCTGCTGACGGGCGATCTCGGCAACAGCTATGCCTATGGCACGCCTGTTGCAGCATTGATTGCGGAGCGTCTCACGCTGACAATTCCATTGGCGATCATGTCCATGTCCATGACGGTCGTGCTGGCTCTGTCCGCCGGCATCTATACGGCGGCAAATCACAACAAGCTCGGCGATGTAGGTGTGATGTCGCTGACGCAGTTCGGGATAGCGCTTCCCAACTTCTGGTTCGCCATCCTGCTGATCCTGCTGTTCTCGGTGAAGCTGCAATGGCTTTCGGCCGGCGGATTTGCGGGCTGGGACGAAAGCATCATCGCCGGGATCAAGTCGCTGCTGTTGCCGGCGATCTCGCTATCGGTGGTGCAGGCGGCGATCCTCGCACGGGTCACGCGCTCCGCGGTACTCGAGGTGCTGCGCGAGGATTTCGTGCGCACCGCGCGCGCCAAGGGCTTGAGCAAACGCGACGTATTGTGGCGCCATGTGCTGCGCAACGCGATGATCCCCGTCATGACGGTGATGGGTTTACAGTTCGCCAATCTGCTGGCGGGCACGATCGTGATCGAGAACGTGTTCTATCTGCCGGGTCTCGGCCGGCTGATCTTCCAGTCGATCGCCAATCGCGACCTGATCGTGGTGCGCAACTGCGTGATGCTGCTGGCAGCCGTGGTCGTCATCGTCAACTTCGTGGTCGATGTGCTCTATGCCTTCATCGATCCGCGCATCAAGGTACACAACCTATGA